The DNA sequence GCCGGCGGCGGCGGCGGGCGCGGCATGCGCGTGGTGCATACGGAGGCTGCCCTGAACGGCGCCATCGCCACCACCGGCCGCGAGGCCGGTGCGGCCTTCGGCAACCCCGTCGTGTACATGGAAAAGTACCTGACCCAGCCGCGGCACATCGAGTTCCAGGTGCTCGGCGACGGCGAGGGCGCGGCCATTCACCTTGGCGAGCGCGACTGCTCCGTCCAGCGCCGCCACCAGAAGGTGATCGAGGAAGCGCCCGCGCCGGGCATCACCCAGGAGCAGCGCCTGCGCATGGGCGAGCTGTGCGCCAGCGTGTGCCGGCAGATGCGCTACCGCGGCGCGGGGACCTTCGAGTTCCTGTACGAGAACGGCGAGTTCTACTTCATCGAAATGAACACCCGCATCCAGGTGGAACACCCGGTGACCGAGGCGATCACCGGCGTCGACCTGGTGCGCGAGCAGCTGCGCATCGCGGCCGGCCTGGGCCTGGGCTACCGGCAGGAAGACATCACCTGGCGCGGGCATGCCATCGAGTGCCGCATCAATGCCGAAGACCCGGTCAGCTTCGTGCCCTCGCCGGGGCGGGTGACGCAGTTCCACGCACCGGGCGGGCCGGGTATTCGCTTCGACTCGCACCTGTACGACGGTTACGCCGTGCCGCCGAATTACGATTCGATGGTCGGCAAGCTGATCGCCCACGGCGCCGACCGCGACATTGCCCTGGCGCGCGTGCGCACGGCGCTGCTGGAACTGATCGTGGACGGCATCAAGACCAACACGCCGCTACATTTGCGCCTGGTCGACGAGGGCGATTTCCGCCGCGGCGGGGTCAGCATTCACTACCTGGAAAAGCTGCTGGCCAACGCCTGATTTCGGATCAGGCCGGCGCCCCCCTCAACCTGGGGTGGGCGCTTCCAATTGCTCACCGGCCACCAGCTTTCGCCCGGCCAGGAATTCCCGCGCCGGCAACATGCGTCCGCCTTCCGGCTGCACATGGGTGAGCAACAGGCTGCCCGCGCCACAGGCCACCTCAATGCCCGACGGCCCGGCGCTGAGCACCTGTCCCGGCGGTCCGCTGCCAAGGCCCAGCTGTGCCCCGCCGACACGCAGCCGCTGGCCTCGCCACACGGTCCACGCCAGCGGCACCGGGGCAAAGGCGCGCACGGTGCGTTCCAGCACTTGCGCCGGTTGCGTCCAGTCCAGCTGCGCCTCGCGCTTGTCGATCTTGGCGGCGTAACAGGCGCCCTCGGCCGGCTGGGGTGTGGCGACCGCGACACCGGCCTCGAGACCTGCCACCACCTCAATCAGAGCCTCCGCGCCGAGCTGGGCCAGGCGCTCGCGCAGGCTGCCGCCGGTGTCGTCCGGCAGAATGGGCGTCGCGCGCTGCAGAAACACCGGCCCGGTGTCCAGACCGACATCCATCTGCATGATGCACACGCCGGTCTGGGCATCGCCGGCCAGCAGCGCCCGCTCCACCGGCGCCGCACCGCGCCAGCGCGGCAGCAGCGAGCCGTGCACGTTGAGCGCGCCCAGGCGCGCCGCGCCCAGGATGGCCGGCGGCAGAATCAGGCCATAGGCCACCACCACCAGCAGATCCGGCGCGAAGGCCGACAGTTCGGCGACGGCCTCGGCCGTGCGCAGGCTGGCCGGCTGACGCACCGCGAGTCCCGATGCCAGCGCCGCCTGTTTGACCGCCGATGGGTGCAGCTTGCGCCCCCGGCCCGCCGGGCGGTCCGGCTGCGTGTACACGGCGCGCACCGTGTGCCGGGCAGCCAGCAGTGCCTGCAGGCTCGGCACGGCAAACGGCGCCGTGCCGGCAAAGACGATGTTCAAGGACGTGCTTCGTCGCGCTGACGCTTGTCGGCCTTCTTGCGCAAGCGATCCTGCTTCAGGCGCGACAGGTAGTCCACGAACAGCTTGCCGTCCAGGTGGTCGATCTCGTGTTGCACGCACACCGCCAGCAGGCCGTCGGCGTCCATTTGCCGCGCCTCGCCGTCGAGGTCGAGATAGCTGACCGTCACCCGCAGGGCGCGCTCGACGGTGTCATACACGTCAGGCACCGACAGGCAGCCTTCCTCGCACTCCTGGCTGCCGTCGCGGGCGACCACGCGCGGGTTGATCAGCACCCGCAGCTGGTCGTGCTCGGCGCTCAGATCCATCACCACGACACGCTTTGCCACGCCGACCTGGGTGGCAGCAAGGCCGATGCCCTTGGCGGCATACATGGTCTGCGCCATGTCCTCGGCCAGCTGCCTGACCTGCGCATCGACGGCATCCACCGGGCGCGCCCGCTGGCGCAATCTCGGATCGGGATAGGTAAGTATGTCCAGCAGCGCCATGACCGTGGGAACAAGATTTATCTGGGCTACACTGCGCCTGCCTTAAGGGTTTGCCTCAAGGCGATCGCGTGGGAACCGATATTCGGTTGACAGGCCGCGACCGATTCTTGGGTCAGGCGCGCCACCCATCATACTGGCCGGAACTTGCCCATGACCAGACTTTGCCGTTCCCTGTTAGCTGTTCTGGCTGTCTTGCCGCTGCTGGCGCGCGCCGACGATCTTCAGTTGCGGCCCGACCACCCTGACGTTTACGTGGTGGTCCGCGGCGACACGCTGTGGGACATCTCCGGGCGCTTCCTGACCAAACCCTGGTACTGGCCGCAATTGTGGGGGGCAAACCCGCAGATCGCCAATCCCCACCTCATCTATCCCGGCGATCGGCTGCGCCTGGTGATGACGGCGGACGGCCCGCGCCTGATGCGCGACGGTCAGGGCCACGGCTCGGGTGGGATATCGCCGCAGGTGCGTGCGACGCCCATCGATACCGCCGTGCCGGCCATTCCGCTGGAGCACATTCAGGCCTTCCTGGAAGAAGCCGTGGTGCTGCACAGCAACCGGGCGGCTGATTTTGCATACGTTGCCTCGGCCGCGGACGAGCACATCGCGGTGGGCGCGGGCGATCGGGTCTACGGCCGCGGTACCGCCGCACAGCCGGGCGAGTCGCTGGACATCTTTCGCATCGGCGAGGCCTACCGCGATCCGGAAAGCGGCGAAGCACTGGGTTACAACGGGCTGTTCATCGGTCGCGGCAACGTACAGCGTGCCGGCGATCCGGCCACCCTGTCCGTGGCACAGGCGCGCCGCGAGGTGCTCGCAGGCGACGTACTGATACCGACCGACGACAGCCCGATGAAGGCGTCCTACATGCCGCATGTGCCGACCACGCCCCTGCGCGGCCATATCATCAGCGTCGTGGATGGTGTTTCGCAGATCGGCCAGTACAGCGTGGTGGTTCTGAGCCGCGGACAGCGCGATGGGGTGGAACTGGGCCACGTGCTGCAGGTGCGCCAGGTACCGCCGCCGATCGACGACCCGGTGACCCGCCAGCGCGTGCAGCCGCCCGGTGATCCGGCCGGCACGGTGATGGTGTTCCGGCTTTTCGAGCGGGTCAGCTATGCCCTGGTGATGACAGCCACCCGGCCCATGCACGTGCTGGACGAGGTCACGCCCCCCTGACACCAACCGCCGCCGGCCTTGCCCTGGCCCGCGTACCCGGGCTGGGGATTGCAGCCTGGCGTCGCCTGCTGGCGGCGTTCGGTTCGCCGTCGTCGGCACTGGGCGCGCATCGCGCGGCGTTGCTGGACTGTCTGGGCGGCAGGACGACGCTGGTGGACAAGATCCTTGCCGCGGGCGAAATGCCACCGCGCACCGACCTCGACTGGCTGCAGAATGGCCAGGACCGGCAGGCACTGTTTCTGGACCAACCCGGCTATCCCCCACAACTGGCGCATATCGCGGACCCGCCGCTGGCGCTGCTGGTGGAAGGCGATGCCCGCTTGCTGCTGGCGCCCCAGATCGCCATCGTCGGCAGCCGCAATGCCTCGCCGGCCGGCCGGGAGACCGCGTTTGCCATGGCCTCGGCGCTTACGCAATGCGGTCTGTTGGTAACGAGCGGCCTGGCCGAAGGCGTGGACGGCGCGGCCCATCGCGGCGCACTGTCCGGGCCCGGCCAGACGATCGCCGTACTGGGTACCGGACCGGACCGCGTCTATCCGCGCCAGCACCTGAATCTCGCCCAGGAAATCCGCCAGCGTGGCGTCCTGGTCAGCGAACAGCCGGTGGGCATGCCGCCGCGCAGCTTCAACTTTCCGCGCCGCAACCGGATCATCAGCGGCCTGTCGCTGGGTGTGCTGGTGGTGGAGGCGGGCGCGCAAAGCGGCTCCCTGATCACCGCCCGCCTGGCGGCCGAACAAGGGCGCGAGGTATTCGCCATCCCGGGTGGCATCCACAACCCGCTGGCACGCGGTTGCCACGCGCTGATTCGCGATGGCGCCAAGCTGGTCGAGAACGTATCGGACATTCTGGAGGAACTGCCGCCCTTCGAGCGGGGTCTGAGTCCGTTGTCCGCAGCAC is a window from the Immundisolibacter sp. genome containing:
- the dprA gene encoding DNA-processing protein DprA, which gives rise to MDKILAAGEMPPRTDLDWLQNGQDRQALFLDQPGYPPQLAHIADPPLALLVEGDARLLLAPQIAIVGSRNASPAGRETAFAMASALTQCGLLVTSGLAEGVDGAAHRGALSGPGQTIAVLGTGPDRVYPRQHLNLAQEIRQRGVLVSEQPVGMPPRSFNFPRRNRIISGLSLGVLVVEAGAQSGSLITARLAAEQGREVFAIPGGIHNPLARGCHALIRDGAKLVENVSDILEELPPFERGLSPLSAAPPATDRPAAATNPVLANMGDSPVSLDLLVARTGLTVAEVSTMLLTLQLDGLVTALPGGLFGRCGPHPAR
- a CDS encoding LysM peptidoglycan-binding domain-containing protein produces the protein MTRLCRSLLAVLAVLPLLARADDLQLRPDHPDVYVVVRGDTLWDISGRFLTKPWYWPQLWGANPQIANPHLIYPGDRLRLVMTADGPRLMRDGQGHGSGGISPQVRATPIDTAVPAIPLEHIQAFLEEAVVLHSNRAADFAYVASAADEHIAVGAGDRVYGRGTAAQPGESLDIFRIGEAYRDPESGEALGYNGLFIGRGNVQRAGDPATLSVAQARREVLAGDVLIPTDDSPMKASYMPHVPTTPLRGHIISVVDGVSQIGQYSVVVLSRGQRDGVELGHVLQVRQVPPPIDDPVTRQRVQPPGDPAGTVMVFRLFERVSYALVMTATRPMHVLDEVTPP
- the fmt gene encoding methionyl-tRNA formyltransferase: MNIVFAGTAPFAVPSLQALLAARHTVRAVYTQPDRPAGRGRKLHPSAVKQAALASGLAVRQPASLRTAEAVAELSAFAPDLLVVVAYGLILPPAILGAARLGALNVHGSLLPRWRGAAPVERALLAGDAQTGVCIMQMDVGLDTGPVFLQRATPILPDDTGGSLRERLAQLGAEALIEVVAGLEAGVAVATPQPAEGACYAAKIDKREAQLDWTQPAQVLERTVRAFAPVPLAWTVWRGQRLRVGGAQLGLGSGPPGQVLSAGPSGIEVACGAGSLLLTHVQPEGGRMLPAREFLAGRKLVAGEQLEAPTPG
- the accC gene encoding acetyl-CoA carboxylase biotin carboxylase subunit; the protein is MFSKVVIANRGEIALRVLRACRELGIGTVAVHSTADRELIHVRLADESVCIGPPEPSKSYLNIPAIIAAAEVTDAEAIHPGYGFLSENAQFAESVEQSGFVFIGPRPDTIRQMGDKLAAIALMKELGVPTVPGSGGPLGDDEAENLRIAADIGYPVLIKAAGGGGGRGMRVVHTEAALNGAIATTGREAGAAFGNPVVYMEKYLTQPRHIEFQVLGDGEGAAIHLGERDCSVQRRHQKVIEEAPAPGITQEQRLRMGELCASVCRQMRYRGAGTFEFLYENGEFYFIEMNTRIQVEHPVTEAITGVDLVREQLRIAAGLGLGYRQEDITWRGHAIECRINAEDPVSFVPSPGRVTQFHAPGGPGIRFDSHLYDGYAVPPNYDSMVGKLIAHGADRDIALARVRTALLELIVDGIKTNTPLHLRLVDEGDFRRGGVSIHYLEKLLANA
- the def gene encoding peptide deformylase — encoded protein: MALLDILTYPDPRLRQRARPVDAVDAQVRQLAEDMAQTMYAAKGIGLAATQVGVAKRVVVMDLSAEHDQLRVLINPRVVARDGSQECEEGCLSVPDVYDTVERALRVTVSYLDLDGEARQMDADGLLAVCVQHEIDHLDGKLFVDYLSRLKQDRLRKKADKRQRDEARP